From Candidatus Dadabacteria bacterium, the proteins below share one genomic window:
- a CDS encoding HNH endonuclease: MAFQYKLRRQSPQRTCKKVFDRYQSYKGYLKTDFNKRCGYCDITLLYKQFASIEHFAPRRKFPHLASIYGNLIYACKMCNQSKSSDWPMNNENPSHDGQQGYVDPCSLEYDSHLGRKSNGQIYGKTPVGEYMVIRLRLNLRDRIVEWQSDILRDKALEIKEILNTLPPSHPNYEALNQYYEQMKNLLNYRQSKWKIL, encoded by the coding sequence GTGGCTTTTCAATATAAATTAAGGAGACAATCTCCTCAAAGGACCTGCAAGAAAGTATTTGATAGATATCAAAGCTATAAGGGGTATCTTAAGACAGACTTCAATAAAAGATGTGGCTATTGTGATATCACATTGTTATACAAGCAATTTGCCAGCATTGAGCACTTTGCACCCAGAAGAAAATTTCCCCACCTTGCATCTATATATGGAAATCTGATCTATGCATGCAAAATGTGCAATCAAAGCAAAAGCAGTGATTGGCCTATGAACAATGAAAACCCTTCACATGATGGACAGCAAGGATATGTTGACCCTTGTTCGCTTGAATATGATTCCCATTTAGGAAGAAAATCAAATGGGCAAATATACGGGAAAACTCCTGTTGGAGAATACATGGTCATCAGACTTAGATTAAACTTACGTGACCGCATAGTAGAGTGGCAATCAGATATCTTGCGCGATAAAGCCCTAGAAATCAAAGAGATTCTAAATACTCTCCCCCCTTCTCACCCCAATTATGAAGCATTAAATCAGTATTATGAACAAATGAAAAATCTCTTGAATTATCGCCAGAGCAAATGGAAGATACTGTAG